The following are encoded together in the Glycine soja cultivar W05 chromosome 5, ASM419377v2, whole genome shotgun sequence genome:
- the LOC114413078 gene encoding uncharacterized protein LOC114413078 isoform X2: MSRIRCILRGLDVKTYIFMFAVIPMCVFGFYIHGQKISYFLRPLWEKAPKPFNVIPHYYNENVTMENLCRLHGWGVREYPRRVYDAVLFSNELEILTLRWKELYPYITEFVVLESNSTFTGLPKPLVFNSNREQFKFVEPRLTYGTIGGRFKKGENPFVEEAYQRVALDQLLKIAGITDDDLLIMSDVDEIPSAHTINLLRWCDEVPSILHLQLKNYLYSFEFRVDDKSWRASIHRYETGKTRYAHYRQSDDILADAGWHCSFCFRRISDFIFKMKAYSHYDRVRFSHYLNPERIQKVICKGTDLFDMLPEEYTFRDIIGKMGPIPHSYSAVHLPAFLLENSDKYKFLLPGNCKRER, translated from the coding sequence ATGTCACGAATTCGCTGCATTCTGCGGGGTTTGGATGTGAAAACCTACATATTCATGTTTGCTGTTATCCCAATGTGTGTCTTTGGATTCTATATACATGGGCAGAAGATCTCCTACTTTCTGCGGCCACTATGGGAAAAAGCACCCAAGCCTTTCAATGTCATCCCTCATTACTATAACGAAAATGTCACCATGGAGAATCTCTGCAGGCTTCATGGATGGGGAGTCCGGGAGTACCCTCGACGTGTTTATGATGCTGTGTTGTTTAGTAATGAGCTGGAAATACTAACCTTGCGCTGGAAAGAATTGTACCCTTACATAACTGAATTTGTTGTCCTTGAGTCAAATTCTACCTTCACCGGATTGCCTAAGCCTCTGGTTTTCAATAGCAATAGGGAGCAGTTCAAATTTGTTGAGCCGCGGTTAACTTATGGGACCATTGGTGGGAGATTTAAGAAAGGAGAAAACCCATTTGTTGAAGAGGCGTATCAGCGTGTAGCATTGGACCAGCTCCTGAAGATAGCTGGTATTACTGATGATGACTTGTTGATTATGTCTGATGTGGATGAGATACCAAGTGCTCACACTATTAACCTCCTGAGGTGGTGTGATGAAGTACCCTCAATCCTTCATCTGCAGCTGAAAAATTATCTCTATTCATTTGAATTTCGTGTGGATGATAAGAGCTGGAGGGCTTCAATTCACAGGTATGAGACTGGGAAGACGAGGTATGCACATTATCGCCAGTCTGATGACATATTGGCAGATGCTGGATGGCATTGTAGCTTTTGCTTCCGCCGAATCAGCGATTTCATTTTCAAGATGAAAGCCTACAGCCATTATGATAGAGTCAGGTTCTCTCACTATTTAAATCCTGAAAGAATTCAGAAGGTAATCTGCAAAGGGACCGATTTATTTGATATGCTGCCGGAGGAGTACACTTTCAGGGATATCATTGGTAAAATGGGACCAATACCCCATTCCTATTCTGCAGTTCATCTTCCTGCTTTTCTTCTGGAAAATTCTGACAAGTATAAATTTCTTTTACCTGGAAATTgcaagagagagagatga
- the LOC114413078 gene encoding uncharacterized protein LOC114413078 isoform X1: protein MWWMMGETGGNYCCKKSDDLCTNVCGQESSQVSGMSRIRCILRGLDVKTYIFMFAVIPMCVFGFYIHGQKISYFLRPLWEKAPKPFNVIPHYYNENVTMENLCRLHGWGVREYPRRVYDAVLFSNELEILTLRWKELYPYITEFVVLESNSTFTGLPKPLVFNSNREQFKFVEPRLTYGTIGGRFKKGENPFVEEAYQRVALDQLLKIAGITDDDLLIMSDVDEIPSAHTINLLRWCDEVPSILHLQLKNYLYSFEFRVDDKSWRASIHRYETGKTRYAHYRQSDDILADAGWHCSFCFRRISDFIFKMKAYSHYDRVRFSHYLNPERIQKVICKGTDLFDMLPEEYTFRDIIGKMGPIPHSYSAVHLPAFLLENSDKYKFLLPGNCKRER from the exons ATGTGGTGGATGATGGGCGAGACTGGAGGCAATTACTGTTGTAAGAAGAGCGATGATTTGTGCACCAATGTTTGTGGTCAG GAATCAAGTCAAGTATCAGGTATGTCACGAATTCGCTGCATTCTGCGGGGTTTGGATGTGAAAACCTACATATTCATGTTTGCTGTTATCCCAATGTGTGTCTTTGGATTCTATATACATGGGCAGAAGATCTCCTACTTTCTGCGGCCACTATGGGAAAAAGCACCCAAGCCTTTCAATGTCATCCCTCATTACTATAACGAAAATGTCACCATGGAGAATCTCTGCAGGCTTCATGGATGGGGAGTCCGGGAGTACCCTCGACGTGTTTATGATGCTGTGTTGTTTAGTAATGAGCTGGAAATACTAACCTTGCGCTGGAAAGAATTGTACCCTTACATAACTGAATTTGTTGTCCTTGAGTCAAATTCTACCTTCACCGGATTGCCTAAGCCTCTGGTTTTCAATAGCAATAGGGAGCAGTTCAAATTTGTTGAGCCGCGGTTAACTTATGGGACCATTGGTGGGAGATTTAAGAAAGGAGAAAACCCATTTGTTGAAGAGGCGTATCAGCGTGTAGCATTGGACCAGCTCCTGAAGATAGCTGGTATTACTGATGATGACTTGTTGATTATGTCTGATGTGGATGAGATACCAAGTGCTCACACTATTAACCTCCTGAGGTGGTGTGATGAAGTACCCTCAATCCTTCATCTGCAGCTGAAAAATTATCTCTATTCATTTGAATTTCGTGTGGATGATAAGAGCTGGAGGGCTTCAATTCACAGGTATGAGACTGGGAAGACGAGGTATGCACATTATCGCCAGTCTGATGACATATTGGCAGATGCTGGATGGCATTGTAGCTTTTGCTTCCGCCGAATCAGCGATTTCATTTTCAAGATGAAAGCCTACAGCCATTATGATAGAGTCAGGTTCTCTCACTATTTAAATCCTGAAAGAATTCAGAAGGTAATCTGCAAAGGGACCGATTTATTTGATATGCTGCCGGAGGAGTACACTTTCAGGGATATCATTGGTAAAATGGGACCAATACCCCATTCCTATTCTGCAGTTCATCTTCCTGCTTTTCTTCTGGAAAATTCTGACAAGTATAAATTTCTTTTACCTGGAAATTgcaagagagagagatga